Proteins encoded in a region of the Paenibacillus sp. W2I17 genome:
- a CDS encoding GlsB/YeaQ/YmgE family stress response membrane protein, protein MYLIWILIVGGLIGWLSGNLIGRDVPGGVLGNIIAGFVGSWLGYELLGPRGPVVGGFHIIPAIVGSIIALLIFYALARAGAFRRR, encoded by the coding sequence GTGTATTTAATCTGGATACTTATTGTCGGTGGGCTAATTGGCTGGTTAAGTGGAAATCTGATTGGACGGGACGTGCCGGGAGGCGTACTTGGAAATATCATTGCTGGCTTTGTTGGATCGTGGTTAGGGTATGAACTGTTGGGACCGAGGGGGCCGGTGGTGGGTGGATTTCATATCATACCCGCGATCGTCGGGTCGATCATTGCTCTCTTGATTTTCTATGCTCTGGCGCGCGCTGGAGCGTTCCGAAGACGTTAA
- a CDS encoding sensor histidine kinase, producing the protein MKYLLTRLRKLYRNARISQKLFLAFSLMIAIPVILISFVYIRMQETQLYKDAMATGNSHVSWLNEQLRRRMDMIENASNTALTQKSFVDFIHSNMLVDGLRLVKFKQNQFEQMLNIIQSNAMISELSFYVDNPNLYEIWPEIYHYKKFWPQDYWVKLRDEGGAAYRLFSFRDGEHTLSYYRLVRLQGQEQKRPSIMEVRVPHSMFFSDLLQESKGEFFSVLMNASDPPQYVYNPQHEFSEKYGQGMEDILGSIHRQLDKLPQESPLQVKVGDQSFYALYRYIAPLNTYVVEIASHQALMKGPRSWYAFVVTITLCVLLLIMLLVSQTTRRIFRRLDSVLISMRQVRKGELDAMIDTGLDENERGDEIDEVAVNYNKMLHEIKRLMTQVVDKQLIAKNAQLHSLHSQINSHFLYNALESIRMVAEVQRQPAIANSLVSLGSQLRYSMQWRSDTVAFHEELANIQSYIEFINFMEGGSIVMTADLPQEILRYAIPKMCMQPIVENAVHHGAPSGGRVTIEITFSVENDSLLFINIRDDGKGLEPEMLHRLQAVLRSESDTPMVTSRNGLGLENVNKRLQLHYGKNCGLWIDSVQGAYTCVTIRLPWENVNLGGW; encoded by the coding sequence ATGAAATACCTGCTAACGAGATTGAGGAAGCTTTATCGCAATGCCCGTATATCCCAAAAGCTGTTTCTGGCATTTAGCCTGATGATTGCCATACCTGTTATTTTGATATCCTTCGTGTATATCCGCATGCAAGAAACCCAGCTATATAAGGATGCTATGGCAACGGGCAACAGCCACGTTTCATGGCTGAATGAACAATTGCGCAGAAGAATGGACATGATTGAGAACGCTTCCAATACAGCCCTTACTCAAAAGTCATTTGTGGATTTTATTCATTCCAATATGCTTGTGGATGGACTGCGTCTGGTGAAGTTTAAGCAAAACCAGTTTGAGCAAATGCTTAATATCATTCAAAGCAATGCGATGATCAGTGAGCTTAGCTTTTACGTCGATAACCCAAACTTGTATGAAATCTGGCCTGAAATCTATCATTATAAGAAATTTTGGCCACAGGATTATTGGGTAAAGCTTCGGGACGAAGGTGGTGCGGCTTACCGTTTATTTTCTTTTAGGGATGGTGAACACACATTATCCTACTATCGTCTGGTTCGCCTTCAAGGGCAGGAACAAAAACGCCCTAGTATTATGGAAGTGCGAGTCCCGCACAGCATGTTTTTCAGCGACCTGCTCCAGGAGAGCAAGGGGGAATTCTTTTCGGTGTTGATGAATGCAAGCGATCCTCCCCAGTATGTTTACAATCCCCAGCATGAGTTTTCTGAGAAGTACGGGCAGGGGATGGAGGATATCCTTGGCAGTATTCATCGCCAGCTGGATAAATTGCCGCAGGAAAGCCCGCTTCAGGTTAAGGTGGGAGATCAGAGCTTCTATGCATTGTATCGATACATCGCTCCGTTGAACACTTATGTGGTTGAGATTGCTTCCCATCAGGCATTGATGAAGGGGCCGCGCAGTTGGTATGCATTTGTGGTAACGATTACATTATGTGTATTGCTGCTGATTATGCTACTCGTATCCCAAACGACACGGCGTATTTTCCGGCGGTTGGACAGCGTACTGATATCCATGCGTCAGGTACGAAAAGGCGAGCTGGATGCAATGATTGATACAGGCCTTGATGAGAACGAAAGAGGGGATGAAATCGATGAGGTGGCGGTGAATTACAATAAAATGTTACATGAGATCAAACGTCTAATGACACAGGTCGTGGATAAGCAGTTAATTGCCAAAAACGCACAGTTGCACTCCCTGCATTCGCAGATTAATTCTCATTTTTTATATAACGCCCTGGAATCGATCCGTATGGTGGCAGAGGTACAGAGGCAGCCTGCGATAGCCAATTCATTGGTGTCGTTGGGGTCCCAGCTACGTTACAGCATGCAGTGGCGTAGCGATACCGTTGCTTTTCATGAGGAACTCGCCAATATCCAAAGTTATATTGAATTTATCAACTTTATGGAAGGCGGCAGTATCGTTATGACGGCGGATCTTCCTCAGGAGATACTTCGCTATGCCATTCCCAAGATGTGTATGCAGCCTATCGTTGAAAATGCAGTTCATCACGGGGCACCTTCAGGCGGTAGGGTAACTATAGAGATTACCTTTTCTGTGGAGAATGACAGTCTGCTTTTCATTAACATAAGAGATGACGGAAAGGGGTTAGAGCCTGAGATGTTACACCGTCTTCAGGCAGTACTGCGGAGCGAGTCGGATACGCCGATGGTGACTAGCAGGAACGGACTTGGTTTGGAAAACGTGAATAAGCGGTTGCAGCTTCATTATGGCAAGAATTGCGGTCTGTGGATTGATAGTGTGCAAGGTGCATATACCTGCGTAACGATACGTTTGCCTTGGGAAAATGTAAATCTTGGAGGGTGGTAG
- a CDS encoding DHA2 family efflux MFS transporter permease subunit, with the protein MNVQGSEVVQNSKKNYQTTLIMAVFLLSGFVGLFSETALNVALSSLMDLFQISASMAQWLTTGYLLTLGILVPLSGLLLQWFSTRQLFIFSLSLSIGGTLIAALATGFEVLLIGRIIQAASMAVLVPLMFNTILIIFPPEKRGAVIGILGLVLVVAPATGPTLSGIIIGSLGWQWIFWLSLPIIGICLLLGLRFIQNVSTISKPKIDFLSLFVSTVGFGGIVFAFSGVGEGEGGWGSAMVILPMIAGILALLVFVWRQNRIKQPMLNLRALKYPMFSIGTLMLFVCMLLILTAMVVLPMYLIRGLGLDALTAGLVLLPGGILQAIMSPVMGKLFDRFGPRWIVPLGLIVISTALFFLKGISESTSLILIMIMHTGLMVGICAVWMPSQTNGLNQLPPELYPHGSAIMNTIQQIAGAIGTAVAISLISVGSHAFMETAIDPTNPVNDSLALIAGVQTSFVFAFVVALVGLPLAFFIKRVQVGNPSS; encoded by the coding sequence ATGAATGTGCAAGGATCAGAAGTCGTACAAAATTCAAAAAAAAACTACCAAACAACTCTCATTATGGCAGTCTTCTTGCTTAGTGGTTTTGTCGGACTGTTCAGCGAAACAGCGCTGAATGTCGCCTTAAGCAGCTTGATGGACTTGTTCCAGATTTCAGCTTCCATGGCGCAGTGGCTAACCACTGGTTACTTGTTGACACTGGGCATTTTAGTTCCGTTGTCGGGACTGCTACTGCAATGGTTTTCCACCAGACAACTGTTTATTTTCTCCTTAAGCTTATCGATAGGCGGTACATTAATTGCCGCCCTTGCCACAGGGTTTGAGGTGCTGTTAATCGGACGAATCATTCAAGCTGCAAGTATGGCCGTGTTGGTGCCATTGATGTTTAATACCATTCTTATTATTTTCCCTCCAGAAAAAAGAGGTGCGGTCATAGGTATTTTGGGTCTTGTGCTGGTTGTAGCACCTGCCACGGGCCCAACGTTATCGGGAATAATTATCGGAAGCTTGGGGTGGCAGTGGATTTTCTGGTTGTCCCTTCCCATCATCGGAATTTGTCTGCTGCTTGGATTGAGGTTCATCCAAAATGTGTCTACGATTTCCAAACCCAAAATCGATTTTTTGTCTCTTTTCGTTTCTACGGTAGGATTTGGTGGAATTGTATTTGCTTTTAGTGGTGTAGGTGAAGGTGAGGGCGGTTGGGGTAGTGCGATGGTTATATTACCGATGATTGCAGGAATATTGGCTTTGTTGGTATTCGTGTGGCGCCAGAACCGAATAAAGCAGCCGATGTTGAATCTACGTGCACTCAAATACCCCATGTTTTCGATTGGAACACTCATGTTGTTTGTTTGCATGCTTCTCATATTAACTGCCATGGTCGTGCTCCCCATGTACTTGATCAGAGGCTTGGGACTGGATGCCTTAACAGCGGGTTTGGTGCTATTACCTGGAGGCATTCTGCAAGCCATTATGTCCCCGGTGATGGGGAAATTGTTTGATAGATTTGGCCCACGCTGGATTGTTCCTTTGGGCTTGATCGTAATTTCTACGGCTTTGTTTTTTCTTAAGGGAATTTCGGAAAGCACCTCGTTAATACTAATTATGATCATGCACACCGGATTGATGGTCGGTATCTGTGCGGTATGGATGCCATCGCAGACCAATGGTCTTAATCAACTGCCTCCGGAACTATACCCGCATGGAAGCGCGATTATGAATACGATTCAGCAGATTGCCGGAGCAATCGGTACGGCAGTTGCCATCAGCCTGATATCAGTCGGGAGTCATGCTTTTATGGAAACGGCAATTGACCCGACAAACCCTGTAAATGATTCATTAGCTCTAATAGCAGGGGTTCAGACTAGCTTTGTTTTTGCGTTTGTGGTTGCTCTTGTCGGCTTGCCTCTTGCTTTCTTCATAAAACGAGTTCAAGTAGGTAACCCATCATCCTAA
- a CDS encoding extracellular solute-binding protein, with protein sequence MFRSPFIIALLMMCLMSGLSACSESEQSEDRGASTKADFTEQIQSLNLNLEEPSWKLDTTPVNLTWFIGAEWYGHTWGENLTSKYVTQKTGVNIEFEVSTGEPSEMLSRMLTTGSLPDLITIGSWESAVNKLRESNLIYALDELANQYDPYFYKVAGDGALQWYRQEDGHTYVIPNDAYSPEQMRSTGLTGANQTFLVRKDLYESMGKPDLTTPKGFLNALQLLKNQYSVYKGKLISPFWAQGNASYGMTEYLQNLLAIPHEQNGKVYDRMTDPDYIEWLKTFRIAYEQGLINVDFLVDSSAQVQEKTNQAQYFMMIREWTDISDLNSKLEGLTNQSSYYTAVDGPRSSRGESAKLFPGSMDGWMVTMISKSTENPERAIRFLTYLTSEEGQRDLFLGKEGETWAMKNGKPQLTAAMVELHDTDRERLEKEYGIMDTYWMLRNPAFVNKWRPENTPSIKQMEEFANQQADLDSGIYKGLDPIGDSDIALAWSRISQNWEEVLPELITAKDETAFDKIFENFLIRRVNYGFNQVMEYRQAELELRKAKIAR encoded by the coding sequence ATGTTTCGAAGTCCTTTTATTATAGCCTTATTGATGATGTGTCTGATGTCAGGCTTGTCTGCTTGTTCTGAGTCAGAGCAATCGGAAGATAGGGGTGCTTCGACAAAGGCTGACTTCACGGAGCAGATACAGAGCCTTAATCTGAATCTGGAAGAACCGTCATGGAAGCTGGATACCACCCCCGTGAATCTAACGTGGTTCATTGGAGCCGAATGGTACGGGCACACTTGGGGTGAGAACCTGACTTCCAAATATGTCACCCAAAAAACAGGGGTCAATATCGAATTTGAAGTATCAACTGGTGAACCAAGCGAGATGTTATCACGAATGTTGACGACCGGTAGTCTGCCGGATTTGATAACCATCGGCTCCTGGGAGAGTGCGGTTAACAAACTTCGGGAGAGTAATCTCATCTATGCCCTGGATGAGCTAGCCAACCAGTATGATCCTTACTTTTACAAGGTAGCAGGTGATGGTGCTCTGCAATGGTATCGGCAGGAAGACGGCCATACCTATGTCATCCCCAATGATGCGTACAGTCCCGAACAGATGCGTTCAACCGGCTTGACGGGAGCGAACCAAACCTTTCTCGTACGTAAAGATCTGTATGAGTCGATGGGCAAACCGGACCTTACCACACCGAAAGGTTTTCTAAATGCATTGCAATTGCTGAAGAATCAATATTCTGTTTATAAAGGCAAGCTAATCAGTCCGTTCTGGGCACAGGGGAATGCATCCTATGGGATGACCGAATATTTGCAAAATCTGCTTGCGATCCCCCATGAACAGAACGGTAAAGTATACGACCGAATGACAGATCCGGATTATATTGAGTGGCTGAAAACATTTCGTATCGCTTACGAGCAGGGCCTGATTAATGTTGATTTTCTGGTCGACTCCAGTGCACAGGTGCAGGAAAAAACCAACCAAGCCCAATATTTTATGATGATTCGGGAATGGACAGACATATCGGACCTCAATTCGAAATTGGAAGGCCTTACGAATCAGAGTTCATACTATACTGCTGTAGATGGACCCCGGAGCAGCAGGGGAGAATCCGCCAAACTGTTTCCCGGCAGCATGGATGGCTGGATGGTTACGATGATTAGCAAATCCACGGAAAACCCTGAACGGGCCATTCGATTTTTGACCTATCTGACCAGCGAAGAAGGCCAAAGGGATTTATTTTTGGGCAAAGAAGGTGAAACCTGGGCGATGAAGAACGGCAAACCGCAGTTGACGGCGGCAATGGTTGAGTTGCATGACACGGATAGGGAGCGGCTGGAAAAGGAATACGGCATTATGGATACCTACTGGATGCTGCGAAACCCTGCTTTCGTTAACAAGTGGAGACCAGAGAATACCCCATCCATTAAGCAAATGGAGGAGTTCGCCAACCAACAGGCCGATCTGGACAGCGGCATCTATAAGGGACTAGATCCTATAGGGGATTCCGATATAGCGTTAGCCTGGTCACGTATTTCTCAGAATTGGGAAGAAGTGCTGCCAGAACTGATTACAGCGAAGGATGAAACTGCCTTTGACAAAATTTTTGAAAATTTTCTGATACGTCGTGTGAACTATGGCTTTAACCAGGTGATGGAATATCGCCAGGCTGAACTGGAACTGAGGAAAGCCAAGATAGCCAGATAA
- a CDS encoding SDR family oxidoreductase, producing the protein MTKLYGKTAIVTGTSRPGGIGTAVCRTLAHEGANVFYTHLYNYDKTENPGDADKNWPDLFAEELRSYGIKVAHMEVDLTDPNSPARLLDACRSALGLPTILVNNATYSVAADFRQLSASLIDAHCAMNIRGTFMLSAEFARMLEVELAGRQFLCGGRIINLTSGQGKGPMPGNLAYAATKGAVSTFTECLSAELAPFHITVNAVDPGPTDTGWMSEEVKKALLPGFPMGRIGLPEDVSRLIAFLASDDSQWITGQIIHSRGGF; encoded by the coding sequence ATGACCAAACTATATGGAAAAACCGCAATCGTGACAGGCACAAGCCGCCCCGGAGGTATCGGAACCGCCGTCTGCCGCACGTTGGCGCACGAAGGCGCTAATGTGTTCTATACCCATCTGTACAATTACGATAAGACAGAGAATCCGGGAGATGCCGACAAGAACTGGCCGGATCTCTTCGCCGAAGAACTTCGCTCCTATGGCATTAAGGTAGCACATATGGAGGTCGATCTTACCGATCCCAATTCTCCAGCGCGACTGCTTGATGCATGCAGGTCAGCTCTCGGGCTGCCGACCATTCTCGTCAACAACGCTACCTACAGCGTAGCAGCTGATTTTCGTCAATTGAGTGCATCACTGATCGATGCGCACTGCGCCATGAACATTCGAGGTACGTTCATGCTATCGGCCGAATTTGCGCGTATGCTGGAGGTTGAACTGGCCGGCCGTCAGTTCCTTTGCGGCGGCCGGATCATCAACCTCACGTCTGGTCAAGGTAAGGGGCCGATGCCTGGCAATCTCGCTTATGCCGCAACAAAAGGCGCTGTCTCCACCTTTACCGAATGTCTATCTGCTGAACTGGCTCCGTTTCACATTACTGTGAATGCGGTTGATCCCGGTCCTACCGATACGGGTTGGATGTCGGAAGAAGTGAAAAAAGCTTTGCTACCGGGATTTCCGATGGGCAGGATCGGTCTTCCTGAAGATGTATCCCGTCTGATTGCTTTTCTGGCAAGTGACGATTCTCAATGGATCACCGGACAAATCATTCATTCTAGAGGTGGATTCTAA
- a CDS encoding response regulator codes for MINILIVDDQKHIRDGLQAMLHQFPLELNNIYCAASGIEALSLLRQHCIHIVITDIMMPDMDGLALMAQTKEEYMDVEYLIISGYSDFTYAQKAIGLGAKGYLLKPLKREDLQHSLEHVWQEIQTRQALTHNMQRVSRLAQETDRKELRMFMQGALCDDAWILQIEEQNDALWRNYRLALLREEVCMNQPGASSAHSMEAIAYRVFGRQGCICLQHRPYLILAVDASIDPSVLPAALKEGKIDAITAMTNPIQGLKELPDSYTQVLELYRHSYLFPDQYSIFPAHIEHMEQQWQLPYEDLYELFQSIGTDNSGIITQGISAIFHKKVLQRYPIRYTQQLCAATVQMMEEYERVIHPYMGEEVLDLESLHNLFDYQGMREYIQALQQQLLRLNQLYYDYKCSYRHSQDLNEAIRFIHESYHKPLDLAMVSNHVSLNYAYFSNLFKKNIGKGFAEYLRDVRLDKARRLLAETDYKIVEVAAMVGYESYKSFTRAFRLVMQIQPTEYRQMMRQKAD; via the coding sequence ATGATTAATATCCTGATTGTGGACGATCAAAAACACATTCGTGACGGCCTGCAGGCCATGCTGCATCAATTTCCTCTGGAGCTGAACAACATATACTGTGCCGCGAGCGGGATTGAGGCGCTGTCCCTATTGCGGCAGCATTGCATTCACATCGTGATTACCGATATTATGATGCCGGATATGGATGGGTTGGCACTCATGGCTCAAACCAAAGAGGAATACATGGATGTGGAATACCTCATTATCAGCGGTTATAGTGATTTTACATATGCCCAAAAAGCGATCGGGCTTGGGGCAAAGGGCTACTTGCTCAAACCTTTGAAGCGAGAGGATCTGCAACATTCCCTGGAGCATGTATGGCAAGAGATCCAGACACGGCAGGCACTTACGCATAATATGCAGCGTGTATCCCGTCTCGCCCAAGAGACCGATCGTAAAGAATTAAGAATGTTTATGCAAGGTGCGTTATGTGATGACGCATGGATTCTTCAGATTGAGGAACAAAATGATGCATTATGGCGTAATTATCGCCTAGCCCTGCTGCGGGAAGAAGTTTGCATGAACCAGCCCGGAGCCAGCAGCGCCCATAGCATGGAAGCCATTGCTTATCGTGTGTTTGGCAGACAAGGTTGTATTTGCCTGCAACATCGCCCATACCTGATCCTTGCGGTGGATGCGTCCATAGATCCAAGTGTTTTGCCTGCAGCGCTCAAGGAAGGAAAGATCGATGCCATAACGGCCATGACTAACCCGATTCAGGGGTTAAAAGAACTACCAGACAGCTATACCCAAGTGCTTGAGCTCTATCGCCACAGTTACCTGTTTCCTGATCAGTATAGTATCTTCCCAGCACATATTGAGCATATGGAACAGCAGTGGCAACTTCCCTATGAAGACTTATATGAACTGTTCCAGTCGATTGGAACGGATAACAGCGGAATAATTACTCAGGGTATTTCTGCAATATTTCATAAAAAGGTGCTGCAACGTTATCCTATTCGCTATACCCAACAGCTCTGCGCCGCCACCGTCCAGATGATGGAGGAATACGAACGAGTTATCCACCCTTATATGGGGGAAGAAGTGCTGGACCTTGAATCATTGCATAATCTCTTTGATTATCAAGGGATGCGTGAGTATATACAAGCACTGCAACAGCAGCTGCTTCGGCTGAATCAGTTATATTATGACTATAAGTGTAGCTATCGCCATTCGCAGGATCTAAATGAAGCCATTCGTTTTATACACGAGAGTTACCACAAACCGCTGGACCTCGCGATGGTATCCAATCATGTATCGCTTAATTATGCTTATTTTTCAAATCTGTTTAAGAAGAATATTGGTAAAGGTTTTGCTGAATACCTACGAGATGTGCGTCTGGATAAAGCGCGGCGTCTTCTCGCCGAAACCGATTATAAAATTGTTGAGGTGGCTGCTATGGTTGGATATGAAAGCTACAAAAGCTTTACACGCGCGTTCCGACTTGTGATGCAGATCCAACCCACAGAGTACCGACAGATGATGCGGCAGAAGGCAGATTGA
- a CDS encoding epoxide hydrolase family protein: protein MNDTRKRGTEVADPTLEQIQSFRVSVPQADLDDLKNRLERTRWPDELPGVGWDYGVPLNYVKELVNYWSTNYDWRKHEARLNEFPQFITTIDGENIHFLHVRSPEPNALPLLMIHGWPGSIVEFLNIIGPLTNPRFYGGNPEDAFHLVVPSIPGYGFSGPTQQPGMNIQRIAQMFIVLMERLGYQRYGVQGGDWGSFISQQIGLLNPDHIIGIHLNMLTTFPPEDFKEVESLTKEEKERLEKLKLYDLELSGYMKIQATRPQTLAYALIDSPVGQLAWIVEKFKEWTDSTNLPEDAIDRDDILTNVMHYWLTGTAGSSARLYYETLFKYDPSVENKEISTVPTGVAVFQKDTMLPIRRFAERDHKIIHWSEFKRGGHFAALEQPVLLMNDIKKFFGNFK, encoded by the coding sequence ATGAATGATACAAGGAAACGAGGAACGGAAGTTGCAGATCCAACTTTGGAACAAATTCAATCTTTTCGCGTTTCTGTGCCTCAAGCTGATCTTGATGACCTGAAAAATCGTTTAGAACGCACTCGATGGCCAGATGAATTACCTGGAGTGGGATGGGATTACGGTGTACCACTTAATTATGTTAAGGAATTGGTAAACTACTGGAGTACGAATTACGATTGGCGAAAACATGAAGCTAGGCTTAATGAGTTTCCTCAGTTCATCACAACGATAGACGGTGAAAACATACATTTTCTCCACGTTCGTTCTCCTGAGCCCAATGCGTTACCGTTGTTAATGATCCACGGCTGGCCGGGATCGATTGTTGAGTTTCTAAATATTATTGGTCCATTAACTAACCCTCGGTTCTATGGAGGGAATCCAGAGGATGCTTTTCATCTGGTTGTGCCATCCATTCCAGGATACGGATTTTCAGGACCGACCCAGCAACCTGGAATGAATATCCAACGTATCGCTCAGATGTTTATAGTGCTTATGGAACGATTAGGATATCAACGTTACGGCGTACAAGGTGGAGATTGGGGTTCATTTATTTCTCAACAAATAGGATTGCTAAACCCTGATCATATTATTGGAATTCACCTTAATATGTTGACGACATTTCCTCCTGAAGATTTTAAAGAGGTAGAGAGTCTGACAAAAGAAGAAAAAGAGCGTTTAGAAAAATTGAAGCTTTATGATCTTGAATTATCTGGGTACATGAAAATCCAAGCCACACGTCCACAGACTTTAGCCTATGCTTTAATCGACTCACCTGTTGGTCAACTAGCATGGATTGTTGAAAAATTTAAGGAGTGGACGGACTCTACAAACCTTCCAGAAGATGCTATCGATCGTGATGATATTCTTACAAATGTCATGCATTATTGGCTAACTGGAACAGCTGGATCTTCAGCACGTCTATATTATGAGACATTATTTAAGTATGATCCTTCAGTGGAAAACAAGGAAATTTCTACAGTACCCACTGGTGTAGCAGTTTTTCAGAAGGATACTATGCTACCGATTCGTCGATTTGCCGAGCGCGATCATAAGATCATTCACTGGTCAGAGTTTAAACGTGGCGGTCACTTTGCAGCCTTAGAACAGCCTGTACTTCTCATGAATGATATAAAGAAGTTTTTTGGCAATTTTAAATAA
- a CDS encoding glycoside hydrolase family 16 protein, which translates to MKPSHFTAKRFMKKVLGMFLVVVMLTSIGILPASKVQAAGTTVTSMEYFSSADGPVISKSGVGKASYGFVMPKFNGGSATWNDVHSDVGVNVKVGNNWVDIDQAGGYIYNQNWGHWSDGGFNGYWFTLSATTEIQLYSKANGVKMEYQLVFQNINKTTITAMNPTQGPQITASFTGGAGFTYPTFNNNPAVTYEAVADDLKVYVKPVNSSTWIDIDNNAASGWIYDHNFGQFTDGGGGYWFNVTESINVKLESKTSSTNLVYTITFNEPTRNSYVITPYEGTTFTADANGSIGVPLPKIDGGAPIAKELGNFVYQINMNGQWVDLSNSSQSKFAYSGNGYNNMSDANQWGYWADYIHGLWFQPIQENMQIRIGYPLNGQAGGNIGNNFVNYTFIGNPNAPRPDVSDQEDISLGTPTDPAISGMNLIWQDEFNGTTLDTSKWNYETGYYLNNDPATWGWGNAELQHYTNSAQNVYVQDGKLNIKAMNDSKSFPQDPNRYAQYSSGKINTKDKLSLKYGRVDFRAKLPTGDGVWPALWMLPKDSVYGTWAASGEIDVMEARGRLPGSVSGTIHFGGQWPGNQYSGGDYHFPAGQTFANDYHVYSVVWEEDNIKWYVDGKFFYKVTNEQWYSAAAPNNPNAPFDEPFYLIMNLAIGGNFDGGRTPNASDIPATMQVDYVRVYKEQ; encoded by the coding sequence ATGAAACCATCTCACTTTACGGCGAAACGGTTTATGAAAAAGGTACTCGGTATGTTCCTTGTGGTTGTGATGCTGACTAGTATTGGCATACTGCCAGCTTCAAAGGTTCAGGCAGCGGGAACTACCGTAACCTCAATGGAGTACTTCTCATCAGCAGACGGGCCTGTTATTTCAAAATCAGGGGTTGGCAAGGCCAGCTACGGATTTGTTATGCCTAAATTCAATGGAGGCTCCGCGACATGGAATGATGTTCACAGTGATGTGGGCGTTAATGTAAAAGTGGGCAACAACTGGGTTGATATCGACCAGGCAGGCGGTTATATCTATAACCAAAACTGGGGGCACTGGAGCGATGGCGGCTTCAATGGTTATTGGTTCACCCTCTCCGCAACAACCGAGATTCAGCTATACTCCAAAGCGAATGGTGTTAAGATGGAGTATCAACTTGTATTCCAAAACATCAACAAAACAACCATCACAGCGATGAATCCGACACAAGGTCCACAAATCACAGCAAGTTTCACAGGCGGTGCAGGCTTTACATATCCAACGTTCAACAATAATCCTGCGGTCACTTATGAAGCTGTTGCGGATGATTTGAAGGTGTATGTCAAACCTGTAAACAGTAGCACCTGGATTGATATTGACAATAATGCAGCCAGCGGCTGGATCTACGATCACAATTTTGGCCAATTCACGGATGGCGGCGGTGGGTACTGGTTTAACGTAACGGAGTCGATCAATGTCAAATTAGAATCAAAGACTTCTTCGACTAATCTTGTTTATACCATTACGTTTAATGAACCTACAAGAAATTCATATGTCATTACGCCATACGAAGGAACAACCTTCACAGCAGATGCGAATGGTTCCATTGGGGTTCCGCTTCCCAAAATTGATGGAGGGGCGCCAATCGCCAAGGAACTGGGCAATTTTGTATACCAAATTAACATGAATGGGCAATGGGTTGATTTGAGTAACTCCAGCCAGAGCAAATTTGCATACTCCGGTAATGGGTATAACAATATGTCCGATGCCAACCAGTGGGGTTACTGGGCCGATTATATCCATGGTCTTTGGTTCCAGCCAATCCAAGAAAATATGCAGATCCGTATCGGATATCCGCTGAACGGACAGGCGGGTGGAAATATTGGCAACAACTTCGTCAACTATACTTTCATCGGCAATCCAAATGCTCCGCGTCCGGATGTATCCGATCAAGAGGATATCTCGCTCGGAACACCAACCGACCCGGCTATCTCGGGCATGAACCTCATTTGGCAGGATGAATTCAACGGAACTACGCTGGATACAAGCAAATGGAACTATGAAACAGGATATTATCTCAACAACGATCCCGCTACTTGGGGATGGGGAAATGCAGAACTGCAGCACTACACAAACAGCGCCCAAAATGTATATGTACAGGACGGAAAGCTGAATATCAAAGCCATGAACGACAGCAAATCTTTCCCACAAGACCCGAATCGGTATGCACAGTATTCTTCGGGAAAGATTAACACCAAGGATAAACTATCCTTGAAATACGGCAGAGTAGATTTTCGTGCCAAGCTTCCTACAGGTGATGGTGTATGGCCAGCACTGTGGATGCTTCCAAAAGATTCGGTATATGGCACTTGGGCTGCATCAGGTGAAATTGATGTTATGGAAGCGAGAGGCCGTCTGCCTGGATCAGTAAGCGGTACCATACACTTTGGTGGACAATGGCCAGGGAACCAGTATTCGGGCGGCGATTATCACTTCCCGGCCGGGCAAACTTTTGCCAATGATTATCATGTATACTCGGTAGTCTGGGAAGAGGACAACATTAAATGGTATGTGGACGGCAAGTTTTTCTATAAAGTCACTAACGAGCAGTGGTATTCCGCAGCTGCACCGAATAATCCGAATGCACCTTTCGATGAGCCGTTCTACCTCATTATGAACTTGGCAATCGGCGGAAACTTTGACGGCGGCCGTACCCCGAACGCCTCCGATATTCCGGCAACTATGCAAGTGGATTATGTACGCGTGTATAAAGAACAGTAA